GTGAAACTGGCAAATGTAACGCCAAAAACAAAGATAAGGCATAGAAATGAGATTAATCACACCTTCTCAGTTTTGCCTTTACCCGCAAGGCGGATTTTGTTTATGGCAATAGCTCAAATAGACTCAAAAAGATTAATCGAGCAAGGGCAAGTTTTCAGGATCACTGCGAATGAATACGCGATGATCGCAGACATTGACATTTCTGTTGCTTATAAGCAGATGAAAGACGGGGCGAACGAGCTACAACATAGTGTCATTAGTATCCCAAAGAGCCAGCTTTTAGAACCACTATACAGGCCGGGGCAATTTCATTTTCCGGTGAAAGTCAAAAAAAATACGCCTGATAGCATACGTTCCATGAACCTTACTGAATACTGCGACTATGTTGAAAGTGAAGGCTACATTGACATTTCATTCACCAGGGTTATTGAACCTTACATTTGCCGCCTTGCTGATGGTTTTACTACTCAGGTTTTGCTTTCTGCTGCGAGGCTAACAGAAACGAACGCAAGTTCGCTTTATCAATTAATAAGGAAAAATATCAGTTCCGGGAAGGTCAGTTATTTCGATATTGGTGTTGATGAGTTAAAAGATGAACTAAACCTCTACAGGATAGATGAGGGGGAGAAGATCTACATTCATGCACAGTTCAAAGATTTCAACCGAGACTTTTTGAAAAAAAATGTAGATACCATCAATCGTGTTACAGAAATCAAGGATTTATCTTTTGATATAGTCGAAAGAGTTGCACGTAAGGCCACCCGTTTAAGATTTTCTTATAGTGTCGAGAGAGATATTGAAAGTGAGGGAGATACAGACGGAAAGCCTGAGATTATGAAAGGGAAGGGTAAAAAGAGTGAATGTTGAGTGACTAACTAATCATTTTCAAATAAATCGAGACGTCAGTAGCGCCGTCTGGTACACGGCGCTACTGACTAACCACAACAACCTGACCAGGAGATTGTCATGGCTGACCGTCATCATATCCCGTCTGAAAAACTTCTCAAAGTGTTTCCAGAGTTATCGTCTACAGAAAGTATCATCATGGTGCTGTACTCGCTTGGTGTTACTGCTGCTGCGATCGCTAAAAATCAGAATAAGAGCGTGAAAACGGTGAACAATCACCTGGCTAACATCAAGCTCAAACTGTCAACTGAATCAACGTATGACCTGAGAACGCTGTTCTACATCAGGATTATGCTCAGGTTGGTTAAATCCTATTCAGGTGAGGAGGTGAGGGTTTTTTCTGATTTAACTGTTCAACAGGAGGATGTTTTACTACTGCTTACATCCGGTGTTAGCGAGCGAGAGATATCATATGAGAAGAAAATGCAGGACGAAGAAGTTTCTCATCTTATCATCGAAGCATCAGTTAAGTTATGTGCTGATGATCCCAGTATCTTAAAGTCGCTGGTTTGCATGAAAGTCATGGAACACATAATGGATACTTTCTCTTAAGGCAAACTCACTTACTAAATGCGGCTCAGGCCGCTTTTTTGTGCACAAAAGAAATGAAAAAAACAGGAAGAATAGTAAGTTTTCCCATATGAATGTAAGAACAGATGTTTAAAATACCAATCAGTAGCACAAGTAACTGAGCAAGGATTTTTATGATTAATAGATTTCGTCCAGAAGGCGAAGATCGAGAATGGACACCTGCTTCAATGGTTATTCAACTCGATGCCGAACTGAACTACTTACTTGAAACAAAATGCCGTACAGGTTCTAAGGCGCAAACCCCGAAAAAGGATATGGTTCTGAACTTTATCCGAAACGCATTGAAAGAAAATATGAACCATGAAAACGAAGAAGATTTAGCTTAAGTTTTCTGCTCTTTAAAAATTGATAAGCGAAAAGATGAGAACCTGAACGGTTTTCGCGCCTAATATGCTAAAGAGGTAGCTGGGGTGAAATCTCATGATTGCCTAGAGCATTGTTTTTTTTGTTATTTATCACAGTAGAAAAAAAGGAGTGTTTTATGGCGATGCGGCATGTAAGACAAAGAGAGCACCGGAAAAGACGTATGGAGTTGGAAGCTCACTTAAACAAAGAGCGATCTTCAAAAACTGATAGGGTTTTGTTGATTTTATCTAAAACTGAATCGCTAGTTTTTGAACAAAAAAGAGGAAAGAAAACTTCCTCTGTTCAGAGAAAGAAAAGCAGTAATCACTATTCTGAATTTGGGATTAGTGCGCATGGACGAGAAAAAAGAAAAGGGAAATCGATGCCTCCGCGCGAAGTTAGAGATCTGCTTTTTTAGTCTCTCATAATGATGTACCAATGCTAGGGAATACTAAAATCTAAACTCTTGGTAATGGGGAAGACTATCATGAAGCATTGAGCGGTATAACCGCAGCAGCCAGGTGATAGCAATTGTAGGGTTGTGACCTGCTCCCTTCTACTTGGTTATGTCGGCCTTATGGCGAACAGGAGGTGCCGAAAGGCATTATGCAGTAGCGCGACAGCCAGCCGCACATCGGTTATTAGCGGCGATTTAGCGACACCGACTCAAGGGCATGGGCGCGGCCACTGCGAGAGTGTGGCAGAGGTGTTTAGGTACAAGCCCTGGCATGGTATGGTTAGGGCTTAAACCATCGTTTATTCGAATCTAACCGAAGGGGCTATATGAAAAAATCAGCATTAGTAATCGCTGCACTTACTTTATCTCTTTTTTCAGTTTCTGTTTCTGCCGAAATGACTGGAAAGTTTTCTGGAGTCTGGAAGGAGAAGCCAACAGCAAATGCAAAGTTTACGATCTCACCTGATGGTGATAACTACAAGCTAGTTATCAAAGATAAAAATACAGGTGAACATGAATTTGAGGCTGTTGAGGAAAAAGGCCAGTTATTTCAGATTGTGAACGGATCAAAACGACCTTTATTCACGTTTATTGATAAAGATACTCTGAAATGGACAAAGTTAAGCGCTAATCTAAAAAAACAAAAGTAGTTACCCCTCCGCCAGAATCCACAGGCTTAATAACAAATAAAAAAACTAGCGTATCAATTAATGATGCGCTGATAGCCCGTTGTGCTCCCGATGTTCATCCAGTAACTATCAATGCACTTATAGAAACTGAGTCGGGAAGAAATCCATATGCAGTAGCTAACGTGAGTGATAATGAAAGCCGACAATTCAAATCACTCGAAGAAGCGATTAGGTATGTGAATAATCTGGATAGGCAGGGGAAAAACTATAGTGCAGGTTTGATGCAAATTAACAGTAATAATTTCAAGTCATACGGATTGGATAACAACAAAGTATTTGATGTTTGTAAGAACATTCAGGTAGGTGCAAAGATTCTTACAGAGAATTTTGAACGTCAACAAGGGGGAAGTGAACAGAAAAAAGTTAGAAATGCCTTATCTCGTTTTTATTCAGGTAATGATAAAAGGGGATATATCAAAGAGTTTAATCATGATGGCAAAAGCTATGTTGAGCGTGTAGAACAGAAAGCTTATAAAGTACCTGCTCTACTTCCACCGGATAATAATTCTTTAGATTTAAGTATCTCTAAAGATATTGCAACCGTTAAAACTGAAACTAACTTTATTCAAAGGACATCTTCATGGGATGTTTTTGGGGATTTTAAATGAACACACGTAGTGGTTTTTTAAATGCTATATGTTTATCACTGCTTTTTATCTCTATGGGGGTTCTCGCTGGGGGGCTGGACAGTGGTACTGACGCATTAACAAACATTAAAACATGGATATTTGCTATCCTTGGGATCGCAGCATTAATTTATCTTGCTTATTGTATTATATGGGCATTCATGGAAAAGAAAAGCTGGAGCGATGTGGGCGTGGCACTATTGCAAGTTATTTGCGCTGGCGGGGCGTTGGTGGCTGGGAACTGGGGCTTAAGCCTCATGGCATAAGATTACAATAGCAGCCCGTCATCAGGCGGGCTAGGGTTTATAAATGAATGGTAAAGACGTCTATTTTACTTACAACGGATTAAATCGCCCCGCAATGGTTAGAGGTGTTCCTCTAATGATTTTACTATCGTGTGGTTTTCTCGCAACTTTTTCAGGGTTCATCGGTGTGTTTTTTCTCGGCGTTTTTGGAATTATATTTCCGTTAATTATTGGTGCGTTCATTTTTACTGTAAAAGTGATTTGCGAAAATGATCCTAATGCTCTTCGTGTTGTGAAGCTTTCCTTGAGCGGAATGATGTTGAAGCTAAAGCATGGCGACCGCATTACTGGTTTTGATTCTGGAGGGTACGATCAGTGAATGCAAATAAACTAAAAAAAAAGAGAAACATGCCTGTTACGCCTCTGTATCCGAATTATCAGTTTCATGTTTCAAATAGTGTTGTTTACACTGAAGACAACAAAATGTTATCTACAGTTATTCTTGAAGGTTTACCTTTTGAAAGTGTATCTGATGCAGCAATAGAAAACGCATTTTTAAACGCAAAAGATTTTCTCGTTGGTGCAGGTAAAGAGGGTGAATTATATTTATGGACTCATCTTGTCAGAGAAAGAGTATCCTTAGATGATACTTATAATTTCGATAATAATTTTTTAACCAGATTTTCAGAGAAATATATTTCAACATTTAGAAACGGGGACTTTTTCAAATCAACTTGGTATATCACATTTGGTATGCCTTTTAATCAGATAGATGCTGGTATTGAGCGTTTGCAAGATTTGGTTGACCAAGCGCTAGTTGCTTTTAAAGTCTTTAATCCTTCAGTTTTGGCTGTCGGTGAAAATTATGTAAGCGAAACTGCCGCTTACCTTTCTAGCCTTTTCAATAAAAATCATGTATTAATTCCAGCATCTTCAACACCAATCTCTCAGTCAATTATCGATTCTGAGTGGTATTTTGGAAATGATGTTCTTGAGCTAAGGAATAACGATTCCGACGATAAGGTTTTCGCTACTAACTTTATCATCAAAGATTTTCCAATGTTTACAGAACCGGGTCATTGGAATTTTCTTTTAACGCTTCCCTATGAGTTTCTCATTACTCAAAGTTTTATTTTTGAAACACCTGCTAAAACGTTGCGGAGAATTGACAGCCAGCTTAACAAGCTTGCATCAGCAAATGATGTGGGTGTAGGTCAGCAAGATGAGCTGGTCATAGGACAGGAATCGGTGGTAAGTGGTCAAACTGTCTTTGGTTCCTATCATTGTGCATTAACTGTCTATGGCTCTACGCATGAGATGGCGAGGACTAACGGTAAGAAGGTTTCCGCTGAATTCATCACAAGCGGCAAAGGGTTCCGATTTGCACGCACAGCGGCTGCCGCACCGTATGTCTATTTCAGCCATTTACCACTTAACAAGAAAAGGCCACTTGATTCACGGCGCACGATCACGAATCTGGCTTGTACGTTTTCAATGCACAATTATTCAGTAGGTAAAAAATCAGGCAATCCCATCGGTGATGGCTCGGCTATTATGCCTCTCAAAACTGTTTCGGATGGCCTGTATTACTTCAATACACATTATTCTGAGCCGCATCGTAATGTAACAGGCCAAAAGATAGCGGGACACGCTCTCATTCTCGGTGCGACGGGCGCGGGTAAGACGACATTTGAAGGGGTCGCTGCTGGATTTTTGCAGCGATTTGATCCGTCATTGTTCATCGTCGATTTCAACCGATCTACTGAGTTGTTTGCTCGCACATATGGTGCGGCATACTTCACTCTCGATGAGGGCCGCTATAGTGGGCTGAACCCGTTCCAGATTGCAGATGTTGATGATCCAGTTCTGGGAGGTAGACTCATCGCATTCCTGAAACAATACGTGAAAATTTTTGCACGCGACACGCAAGGAAACCTTTGTAGTGATGAAGAGGCTGAAATTCTATCTGGAGCTGTTGATGCTGTAATGCAGTTGCCGCGAGAATCGCGGAGAGTGAGCAAGCTTTTGCAAAAAATCCCCCCAGGTTCGAATCTGGCTGTTCGTCTCCAAAAATGGTGTAACAAGGGAGAATATGCACTGTGGACTGATTCCCCCGACAATATTTTTAACCCTCTTGATTTTCAGAAAGTAGGTTTTGATACGACAGTATTACTGGAAAAAACCGCCAGTGGTGGTGTACATCCCGCATGTGAACCGATTTTGTCTGTTCTGTTCTTCTACAAAACGTTGATGCAGCGTGATGGCAAACTAATGCTCTCACTTATTGAAGAATTCTGGATGCCTTGTAACTTCCCAACGACTCAAGCACAGATTAAATCTGCTCTGAAAGCTGGGCGACTTAAAGGTGAAATGATGTGGCTTACCAGCCAGTCACCGGAAGATGCGATCTCTTGCCAGATCTTTTCGGCGATTGTCCAGCAAACACCAACAAAAATTTTCTTGCCAAATCCTGATGCCGATTATGAAGGTTATAGGCAGGTTGGATTAACCGAAAAAGAATTTTCCAGGTTAAAACGACTCGGAAAAGAATCACGAACGATGCTTATAAAACAATCTGGTGCCAGTGTTTTTGTGAAAATGGACTTGTATGGATTTGATGATTTTCTCCCAATAATTTCTGGTTCAACTGAAGGAATTGCGCTTGCCGAAAAAATTAGGTTAGAACTTATGACTGATGATCCTGAGGTTTGGGTTCCAGAATTTATCCGACGAATAAAAGGGAAATGACATGATTAAAAAATCACTCATTGCTGTGTTAATCTCAATTTCTTTTGTTTCTGTTAGCCATTCTTCAGGGATACCTGTTGTTGACCTGGCTTCAATTGCAAAAACTGTTGAAGAAGGGCTTACTCGTGCTCAAGAAGCGGCCCAGCAATATGAGCAGCTTAAACGTGATTATGACCAGAGTGTAAAGTATGCAGAAGACCAAAAGAAACGACTTGAGGGTTTTACGAATTTTAATTTTGGTTTTGATACCGCTTCAAGCTATATGAAGCAGCAGTTGAACGATTTAACCGATCCAAAGCAGTATGATGTTGATTCCGAGTTAGATAAGTTTGGGTTAAATAGCAATAATTTAATTAAGGCTCGTCTTGAAGGTGCAGCCGCAAAAGTAAAATTTTTTGATTCTTATAATTTTGAGTTAAAAGATCGAGCTATTAAGTTAGAAAAATTGCAGGGAAAATATAATGAGGCAATAACACCACAACAAAAGGCTGACCTTACAAATCAACTACAAACTGAACAAATTAATATGCAATATTTCATGAAGCAAAATGAACTTGCAGAAAAACAAATGGAACAGCAGGATAAACTAAGACAAGAGCAACTTAGAAAGCAATTTATGGAGCAGCACTCTTATAAAGGATCAAACTAATGGCGATAGCATCTGATTTTGTTAACCAGATAAAACTTCTTGTAATGGATGCAGTCGCTAATAATTTTTCAGCTATTGCTGTTTCTATACGACCTGTATTCGCCGCCGGTTTTTTACTCTACTGCTGTATAATAGCTTGGATGATTATATACAGTAATAGAGAGGTTATTGTAAATGAAGTTATAAAAAATGTTATGGTTTTTACATTAATAGGCGCTTTCATTTGGTCTGCTCCATATTATCAACAGTGGGTTGTTCCATTTGTTATGGACTCCGGTTCTGAAATATCAGCAAAATTAATGGGGAATGGTAATGCAGCATTAAATGTTGATGAAATATGGACGAAACTTGCAACATCTATGGAAGATTTTAAAACCAGATCTATTGATACTTTGGGATGGGATTTCGGCCCTCTTATTTCCACGTACTTAATTTATGCTATTGGCTATGCAGGTGGTGCTATTCTGATTGCTTATACTACCTTGTTCCTTTGTGTTGCAACATTCATGACAGGAATTTTGCTTTCAATCGGCAGCGTATTCATTTGTTTTGCTGGATTTCCAGCTACGCGAGGGATGTTTTCTTCATGGTGTGGTCATTGCTTAAACTATATTTTACTTAATGTCTTTTATTCAATTTCACTTACATTCGTGTTGGGGCTAATTGGTAAATATACAGCTTTAGATCCATCTTCTGTGAGTTTCATGGATGCCGTGACTTTCTTACTTGTTGTTGTTATCTGCATTGCAATGGTTGAACAGGTGGCAGTTCTTTGTTCGTCCCTGACGGGTGGTGTCGGCATCAACGGTCTTGTTCCGGGCGTTGGTTCGCTTGCTAAGGCTGCGGGGTTGTCTAAGGCTGCCGCCTCAATGCGTGATAAAGCACCTGGTGCTATTGGTGGTGCAATGAAACGTGGTGGGTCTGCTTTGGCTAATAAATTTAGAAATAACGTTAAAGGAGGGTAATGATGTTAAGTTATTTCCAAAGAACTAAAAAAGAGGCAGAGAAAACAAAAGTTGAATCAAAAAAGGAGATGGATAACTACTTCGCTGCAATAAGGGATTTTGAACGTGACCGTATTTCTTTGATTAATGGAAAGGTGAAGTTTTTTCAGATCGGCGCTTTTCTTTGTATGATTGTTATTGTGATACAAGCGGTTGCATTAGCTTTAATGTCACCTTTGAAAACTGCTGTTCCTGTTATGATTCGTGTTGATAACAATACTGGATATACAGATGCAGTTTCGCCACTGAGCGATGCAAAAGAATCTTATGATGAGGTGGTGAATAAATATTTCCTCTCTCAATACGTCGTCAATTATGAAAGTTATGATTGGCAAACCATTCAATCTATGAATGACACAGTAGATCTGATGTCAGACAGTAAAACGTTTTCTCAGTACAAGACACAAATTACAGCAGATAACTCTCCTTTGAATGTGTTGAAACAAAACAACAAAATTAAGGTTCGTGTTAAGTCTGTTACTTTTTTAAAGGATGACATTGCACAGATTCGCTTTGATAAAGCCGTTCTTAACACTGATGGTACTTTGTCAGCTGATTACAGCCAAACATCCTGGGTAGCAACCCTTGCATTCGATTACAAACGTAAAATAAAGAGCGAAGGGGAGCGCTTGCTAAATCCCCTCGGTTTTCAGGCTTTGAGCTACAGAGTCGATCCGGAGGCTATAAAATAATGCGTAAACTTTTTTTGGCCTTACTCATCTTCAGCGCTGTATCAACCACTTCTAACGCTGCTACGTTTGCCAGCGGCTCATCATACGATGCCAGGATGCAAACAGTTATGTACAACTCGGATGATGTTGTGAAAGTGCGCGTAAAGCCGGGTACGGTTTCTGTCGTTCAGGTCAGTAGTGATGAAAAAATTGAAGATGTGGGGCTGGGTGATCCTGGTGCGTGGAACGTATCAGTAAGAAATAACACATTATTTTTCCGACCTGCTTCCGAAGATAATCCCGACACAAATGTCGTCGTAGTCACTGATAAACGCGCTTACACCTTATTTCTAACTTCTGTAAAAACAAATCCAACTTTTTTTTTAAGATTTGAATATCCGAAACCTAAACCTATCTTGTTTGATAACAACAAAATTCCTTGCACAGATGGCGGTATTGTAAATGGACGTTATCAGGTACAAGGTGACGAATCTGTTAAGCCAAATAAAATTTGGGATGATGGTAGGTTTACCTGTTTTACCTGGGAAAATAGTAAAACGATGCCAGTCGTTTATCGTGTTGATTCAGATGGTAATGAAAACTTGCTTAATAGCAGCATCGAGAAAGATGTTATGGTTGTTCACGATGTTTCTCCCGAATTTTTACTGCGAAGTGGTAATCAGGTTATGCGTGTAAAAACCTCTTCTATCGTTAAGCGTTTATACGATAAAAAAGGAACGACAACCGGGCAGACAAGAACGGAGAAAATTACTGATGAGTAATGGAAGGGTGGAGGTCGGAAGAAGAAACAAGTTAGATATAACGGCGGTAGTCGTTGATAAAAAAATCATCATCGTCGGAGTTATCATTTTTTCTCTCGTTGTTGCTGCAATAGGCGCTGCCTTTGTTCTTACAAGAAAAAAGGAAACGGTTCAAACTGGTCTAACGAAAAACACAGCTAATAGCGAGTCGTTGCAGGCTAAAACGTCAACTAATAGTTCCCTCGCCGCTATGAAGCAATCAATTATAGATAAGGAGAATGCGGCCAAGCGGGCAAAAGAAAAGAAAGATGCGGAATATGAAAAACTTCGGCTTGCTAAAGTGAAGCAGGAACAGGAATCCCAAAGCAATGCAGGGCAAAATGCTCCGGCTGATTCACGTCAGGCTCAAACATTCCGGGCAGACAATCGTCAGGATTCAAGTGATAAAAACGCACCATTGCCAAAAGCACAGCGGATTTTGACTGGTGAAACACTGGTAAAAATTGACAAAACTGATGAAGGAGGAAGCACAGAGAAAGATTATCTGCAAAGTGGTGAATATGCTGATGGCGTTGCCCGTATCGTTACTAAACGTCGTTATCTGCTTTCAGCTGGAACCAGCTTAAGTTGCCTGCTTAAAACAAAAATTATCACTTCATATCCTGCGATTACCCTCTGTCAGATGGCCCGTGATGTGTATTCCGATGATGGTAAAACCCTGCTTGTTCGGAAAGGTGCATTGCTAACTGGTGAACAGAAGAAAGCGATCACACAGGGAGTTGCTCGTGTCTTTGTTAACTGGACAGATATTAAGGACGGAAACGTGACAGTACGTGTAGATGGCCTGGGTACTGATAGTCTCGGGGCTGCTGGCCTGCCTGCCTGGATAGATTCTCATTTTTTTGAGCGGTTCGGAAACTCTCTTTTGCTTTCTCTTGTCGGTGACACGATGGACTCAGTTAAAAATATGACTCAGCGTAATAGTGGTAATCAGGGGGCAATCACATATGACAACACGAGCGATGCCTCACAACAACAAGCTGCAATCGCATTGCAGAACAGCATCAACATTGCGTCAACGGGTTACATCAACCAAGGGACGGTGATTTCAATCATAGTTCCGCGCAACATTGATTTCTCATCCGTTTATGAGGTGAATTGATTGATTGAAGATAATTCTGATATAGCGCGCCTTTATCTGGAAAAGACAGGTATTCAAGCGCTGTTGAACCGAGAGGGGCTAACAGAGGTTGCTATCAATCAACCTGGCAGGATTTGGTATGAGGGCCGTGAAGGATGGCAGTTTGTTGAGGAACCGGCAGCGAATTTTGAAAACCTGAAGCACCTTGCAGAAAGTCTGTCCACTTACTCTAACCTTCCTCAGTTAAACCAGTCTAATCCCATTGCTTCTGTGATCCTTCCCGATGGTGAAAGGGGCCAAATTATTATGCCGCCAGCCACGGAACCCGGCTGTATTGCGATTTCAATACGTAAACCATCTCTTCAGCGTTTTTCTATTGCAGACTATGTTAACTCTGGTCGATTTGACAATGTACGAATCGCACAAAAGCAAACGGTAGAACTTTCGGACAAGCAGAAAAAATTGTATGAACTCTATCAAAAAGGTGACCCAAAAAGTCTTGAAAAATTCATTTATGAGGCGGTTAGAGAAAGACTTAATTTCCTGATTGTCGGTGGTACAGGATCAGGTAAGACAACAATAGCAAAAGCCGTTGCTGATATATTTCCTCCAGAAAGGCGATATGCAACCATCGAGGATGTTCCTGAAATGCAATTGCCTAATCACCCCAATCACATTCATCTGTTTTATAAAAAGGGAGTTATTACCGCTAAAACAATAATTGAAGCATGTATGCGCCTGAAGCCAGATCATATTTTCCTGGCTGAACTTCGCGGTGATGAAGCCTGGAGTTACTTAGAAGCATTAAACACAGGTCATGAAGGGTCTATCTCAACCATTCATGCGAACAGTACCTATGCTTCATTCTCACGCCTGGCAAGTATAGTTAAGCAGTCATGCGTGGGTATGACTGTTGATATGGAACTGATTATGCGAACTATCAAAACATCGGTTGACGTGATTTTGTTTTTTAATCATACGCATATGACGGAAATCTATTTTGAGCCTCAAGAGAAAAATAAATTATTGAATAAGATGTAATTTGTATTTATCAGGTAAGTAAATTATGAGTAAGATAATTGGCGTATCATCAATACTTTTATTAATGTTTCTTGCTTCGGTTGTTGGTGGTAATTATTTAGGTGGTTATGCAGCGTTAAAATATTCAGGCTTAAATATTGATTCACTTAGCGCGAATACATTTTATGAAGTAATAAGTAATTACGGTGGTAATCCGTCCTATAAATCGCTGGTTGGTATCACATGGTTTGGGTTTGGTGTTCCAGTCGTCGTGTTTGTGGCTTTCTGTGTTCTGATATTGTTTAACCTTAATCCAGATAAGGTTATCTATGGTAATTCCCGCCTCGCTACCGATATGGATTTAGCAAAGTCGGGTTTTTTCCCAACCCTGAAGCAATCTAAGAAACATAAATACCCGCCTATTCTTATAGGGAAAATGAATAAAGGCAGATTTAAAGGGCAGTACATTTATTACTATGGTCAGCAGTTTTTAATGCTTTATGCCCCAACACGATCCGGTAAAGGGGTCGGTATTGTTATCCCTAATTGCCTCAACTATCCTGAAAGCCTGGTTGTCCTCGATATTAAACTGGAAAACTGGTTCCTGTCGTCAGGCTACCGTAAGAAAGTAATGGGCCAGGAGTGCTATCTGTTTTGTCCCGCTGGGTATGTGGAGAATGAGGAAAGGGCTAAGGCAGGGGAGTACCGTTCTCATCGTTGGAATCCGATGGATTACGTTAGCCGCGACGCGCTACAGCGTCAGACGGACTTACGTAAGATTGCATCCGTTCTGTATCCTCTGAGCGGCGGTGATAACGATGTGTGGAACACGTCAGCTATAAACTTGTTTATAGGTCTTGCACTATATCTTATCGATAAAGAGCATGAAGCGCAGGAGAACCTGACAGTTTCCATTGCTAAGGTTTTGAAGTCTGCAACGCCTGGCGGCGATCTTGCTGCCTGGATGCGCAAGACTCTCGCAAAGGATGCTGCTGTTAGCACAGAGGCCCGGGATTATTTTGAAATCTTTATGGCTGCACCTGATAAAACGCGTGGCAGTATTATGAGTAATTTTACCAATGGTCTTGATATTTTCGCTAACCCTGTAACGGCTGCGGCGACAAGCGCCAGTGATTTTAATATTCGTCGTTTAAGAAAAGATAAAATGTCTGTTTATCTTGGTCTTACGCCGGACAGCCTTGTAACCCACAAAAAGCTGGTCAATCTTTTCTTCTCCATGATTGTTAACGAAAACACAAAAGAAC
The DNA window shown above is from Erwinia tasmaniensis Et1/99 and carries:
- a CDS encoding TrbG/VirB9 family P-type conjugative transfer protein — encoded protein: MRKLFLALLIFSAVSTTSNAATFASGSSYDARMQTVMYNSDDVVKVRVKPGTVSVVQVSSDEKIEDVGLGDPGAWNVSVRNNTLFFRPASEDNPDTNVVVVTDKRAYTLFLTSVKTNPTFFLRFEYPKPKPILFDNNKIPCTDGGIVNGRYQVQGDESVKPNKIWDDGRFTCFTWENSKTMPVVYRVDSDGNENLLNSSIEKDVMVVHDVSPEFLLRSGNQVMRVKTSSIVKRLYDKKGTTTGQTRTEKITDE
- a CDS encoding type IV secretory system conjugative DNA transfer family protein; the protein is MSKIIGVSSILLLMFLASVVGGNYLGGYAALKYSGLNIDSLSANTFYEVISNYGGNPSYKSLVGITWFGFGVPVVVFVAFCVLILFNLNPDKVIYGNSRLATDMDLAKSGFFPTLKQSKKHKYPPILIGKMNKGRFKGQYIYYYGQQFLMLYAPTRSGKGVGIVIPNCLNYPESLVVLDIKLENWFLSSGYRKKVMGQECYLFCPAGYVENEERAKAGEYRSHRWNPMDYVSRDALQRQTDLRKIASVLYPLSGGDNDVWNTSAINLFIGLALYLIDKEHEAQENLTVSIAKVLKSATPGGDLAAWMRKTLAKDAAVSTEARDYFEIFMAAPDKTRGSIMSNFTNGLDIFANPVTAAATSASDFNIRRLRKDKMSVYLGLTPDSLVTHKKLVNLFFSMIVNENTKELPEQNPELKYQVVLLEDEFTSMGRVEIIQKSIAYTAGFNLRYVFILQNKGQMEDEKLYGKEGTETFIKNCAVEIVYPPRDVDDAVKEISERIGVFDKKIKRKSKSDNRGSAGGSKSVADDVISSPVLLPDDIVALGKVKNKSETMKIREIILSEACYPFIADKIVYFEDPVFMGRVKIAKENHIEIPLLFNS
- the virB11 gene encoding P-type DNA transfer ATPase VirB11 → MIEDNSDIARLYLEKTGIQALLNREGLTEVAINQPGRIWYEGREGWQFVEEPAANFENLKHLAESLSTYSNLPQLNQSNPIASVILPDGERGQIIMPPATEPGCIAISIRKPSLQRFSIADYVNSGRFDNVRIAQKQTVELSDKQKKLYELYQKGDPKSLEKFIYEAVRERLNFLIVGGTGSGKTTIAKAVADIFPPERRYATIEDVPEMQLPNHPNHIHLFYKKGVITAKTIIEACMRLKPDHIFLAELRGDEAWSYLEALNTGHEGSISTIHANSTYASFSRLASIVKQSCVGMTVDMELIMRTIKTSVDVILFFNHTHMTEIYFEPQEKNKLLNKM
- a CDS encoding TrbI/VirB10 family protein translates to MSNGRVEVGRRNKLDITAVVVDKKIIIVGVIIFSLVVAAIGAAFVLTRKKETVQTGLTKNTANSESLQAKTSTNSSLAAMKQSIIDKENAAKRAKEKKDAEYEKLRLAKVKQEQESQSNAGQNAPADSRQAQTFRADNRQDSSDKNAPLPKAQRILTGETLVKIDKTDEGGSTEKDYLQSGEYADGVARIVTKRRYLLSAGTSLSCLLKTKIITSYPAITLCQMARDVYSDDGKTLLVRKGALLTGEQKKAITQGVARVFVNWTDIKDGNVTVRVDGLGTDSLGAAGLPAWIDSHFFERFGNSLLLSLVGDTMDSVKNMTQRNSGNQGAITYDNTSDASQQQAAIALQNSINIASTGYINQGTVISIIVPRNIDFSSVYEVN